AGATTATAGGATGTGATTTTGTCTACGATTTTTTCCATATGGCATTATACTTCCACTTCATTAAAGAACACTTCTGGAGTGAGAGGTCCCCATCCAGGACGCTGAGGTGCGTCTTCGCTCGGATGACAGATCGCCACTCCTTTTCGAGTAGAGCCCAGACTACAACCTCGTCGTATGAGCGCGTTCACCACCTTACGCGAAGGGTGCTTTGGGTCACCTTGTAACGGGCATGAAATGAATGCGGGAAGCGGCATAAGCCGATTCAATAAAGTTGGCCCAAGATTACGCTTGCTGCCATGATGCGGTACATCTAAGAAGTCGATTTTGTTCAACGAGACACCTCTTTCTTCAGCGAAGTCAATGGCTCGTCCAAGTCCTTCTTTACCCGCATCACCAGTGAACAAGAAGCGTTTCCCATCTACTACGAGCAGAAGTACGAGGCAGGAGTTATTCTCAGGACATGTATCGGGATAATCATCCGACAGGGTTTCGATGTGGAGCGCCTCGGCGACCCAGCTAACCGCCTCTTTCACGGCTCCGATGAATTGCTCTATTTTGTGCTCTTCTTTTACCTCTGGCGTTACACCAAAGTTGGCGAGTAGGAGTTGATAATACTCTTTGGTAGGACCAAGAACATACAGACCGTCATGTATTTCCTCGCCCGCAAACGGCTGAACAATCGGTATTCCTTTCTCGCTGGCAAGATCGGTAAGAGTGGAGAGTGTCCCAAGTGATTTCTCGAGATATTTTTTCAGCCCCTCCTGCGTTACTGTTGTGTTCGTCATCTTCTGAATAGTCTTTGTGTAGTCCCAAGGACAATGGACGATTAACTTGCCAACGGTTAGGCCCTCAAGAACTTCAGACAAGCCAGATATATGGTCATTGTGGAGATGCGAAGCAATAACGGCATCTACGAAGAGTGTACCGTAATGCGTTTTGACATGTTCAACAAGCGCCTTGCCTGACTCTCTGGTTCCGCCATCTATGACGATGACGTGTTGTGTTTGTGGAGAGCTAAAGTCTCCGTACCGAATTGCAATCGCGTCTCCTCCTTTTTTTCCAACCCCTACGGGAATGTAATCTACTTGGTGTGCCATACTGCCGCAATAAATTATTACTCTGCCACATTAAAGGAAGGGCAGAAATTCCTTTATTGTCCTCTATGGTACGCTTCTTTCTGAAGAAGTCAATAGTAAAAGTGTCAACAAACTGTCAACTATTGCATTTTGAGGGAATTTATCCTAGTATGGATTCATGGAACACCCTCTTCAAAACAAGCTCCTAGAGCTTTCCCAGCGATACGATCTTAGCCAGATGGGTCTCCGAGAAATCGGCCGACTCGTAGGAGAAGAACATCCTCAAAAAATCAAATTCCATTTGCGGAAGATCGGGCTTCTGGGAACAGGAAAGCGCCCCAGACCGAAAAAGAGTCACAGAGTGACAATTCCCCTCTCTCAGAACAAAAAGATTCTTTCAATACCTATTCTTGGGGCAGCAAACTGTGGAGAAGCAACAACCCTGGCTGAAGCAAGATTAGATGGGATTTTGCCCGTATCAAGAAAATTAATCCCTGCTCCCCATAGGGACAGAGAATTGTTCGCCGTAAAGGCTTCTGGGAAATCAATGAATCGTGCAGATTTAGACGGGAAGAGTATTGAGGACGGTGATTTTGTCATAGTCGATAGGGAAGAGATAGATGTAAAAAACGGTGACTATGTCCTTTCCATAATTGGTGGTCTCGCTAATATCAAAAAGTACTTTGAAGACAAAGAGCATGATCAAATTGTCTTAGAATCAGAGTCTACGAACTTCTTTCCTCCTATACATATTCACAGAGAGGACCTGGACAATTACTTTTTAAATGGAAAGGTAGTAAGTGTTATAAAAGCAAGAAAGAAAGTTGAGGAAGAGTACTCCGTTGAACCCATACCCAGTTGGGACAACTACTGACCTAAAAATTCACCTCTGGACTTGTCCTGGCACGGCCGAGGGATTCAGAATTAGAAAAGTCTAAAAAGTATACATCCAATCAAAAGTGGCTCCTCTGGGGTCGTTTTTTGATGTCCTGAACTTGTTTTATGTAAATAAAAAAGGCCGTTTCCCGTTCGGGGCGTACCTCAATCAACCGAATGAAGGATTCAATGTGGATCTGGTTTCAGTCCCTTGATGTACGCAAACCGACGACGTAGCCATCCATCAAGATTCGCCTTCTGAAGACCGACAGCGTTGCTAACATCCTTCAGCCTCGGATTTGGTCCCGCAACGAGAATCCTCTCGGGAAATGGTACATTAGGAACTCGTCCGAAGTGTCGATAATACCCCCAGAAATTCTTATGAAGCGGATACTTCTCGGGGTCGTGAACATTGAGGGCCACAGCCTGATAGATCACAGGCCACCAGTCATGCCAGTCACCAGAAATCATGTCATTACTCCTCAGAGGTTTCGTTGAATGACAGTATAAACTACCAAAACTTTAAAGTCTTGTCCACCCCTAGTTCGAACGCCCGCCTTGGGTAAATAATTAAGGCTCGGGTGAGCCTTGATATTAGCTGAGCGGGTAACGGGAGTTCCGCATCGTT
This is a stretch of genomic DNA from Candidatus Moraniibacteriota bacterium. It encodes these proteins:
- a CDS encoding MBL fold metallo-hydrolase — protein: MAHQVDYIPVGVGKKGGDAIAIRYGDFSSPQTQHVIVIDGGTRESGKALVEHVKTHYGTLFVDAVIASHLHNDHISGLSEVLEGLTVGKLIVHCPWDYTKTIQKMTNTTVTQEGLKKYLEKSLGTLSTLTDLASEKGIPIVQPFAGEEIHDGLYVLGPTKEYYQLLLANFGVTPEVKEEHKIEQFIGAVKEAVSWVAEALHIETLSDDYPDTCPENNSCLVLLLVVDGKRFLFTGDAGKEGLGRAIDFAEERGVSLNKIDFLDVPHHGSKRNLGPTLLNRLMPLPAFISCPLQGDPKHPSRKVVNALIRRGCSLGSTRKGVAICHPSEDAPQRPGWGPLTPEVFFNEVEV